In the Pocillopora verrucosa isolate sample1 chromosome 4, ASM3666991v2, whole genome shotgun sequence genome, TGGAAACTTATGGACCGACAAGCCTATCTTAATTTCCTTCATGATCGTTGACACAGCTTTCTCGCAGGCCTCTCTTATTTCTGCAGTGTTCATAACGTGTGAAAGATTTTACGCTATACGTTGGCCGTTTAAGCATCGAACATTATCGACACAAGCACACCGCATTGCTATATTTTCAGTGTGGGCACTAGCTCTCCTTATTTCTGCAATGTGGACCGGTTCAAACCTGTTGTTTTCTTACAAGTACATTATGTTTTTTTGGGGGCCATACACTTTGATTCTCATTTTAATCACATGTGGCTGTAACATTGGTATTtggcaaaagtttcaaactgaaaGAGTCGCCACTTCACATCAAGAAAGCCGAGACTTACAAAACAAGCGcttaacaaagactttgttaattgtatctGGCCTTACTTTACTCGCTTGGCTGCCgttagttttgttaaactttctAATGTTTGTTTGGGTTTTCCATGTACCAAGACGATTTTATGATAtggtaaaccttttcaactacttgaactcttttgtcaatccaattttttacgcaTTAAGAATTGCTGAGTTTCGACGAGCACTGGCTTTATGTTGTACAGGAAGACATGTACAAGCAGCTGTAAACACAAAGctttctaaaagaaggaaaaagaggcACAGAAGGACCGCTGAGTTTAGTGATGACCTGGCTTTCGAACAGAATGTTCTGGATACCAAACTCTAAAACATATAATTCAAACACTAGCTGGAActcgattaaaatgaaataggTAGAACACGAGCTGAATATTTTAATGTCAGGAAGTCGAAGTTAAAAACCTAGTAATGCCTCTCAAATGATGGAAATGA is a window encoding:
- the LOC136280336 gene encoding adenosine receptor A3-like, with the protein product MNKTSSSSSAGVSRLNDTNDVYDRTQGEGIAMCSALTLTFILVVVGNLLIIVIFAKNKNIRKKYLFLVVNMAFADLFLGALSLPVYIYDVGYEFRLWTMFVGNLWTDKPILISFMIVDTAFSQASLISAVFITCERFYAIRWPFKHRTLSTQAHRIAIFSVWALALLISAMWTGSNLLFSYKYIMFFWGPYTLILILITCGCNIGIWQKFQTERVATSHQESRDLQNKRLTKTLLIVSGLTLLAWLPLVLLNFLMFVWVFHVPRRFYDMVNLFNYLNSFVNPIFYALRIAEFRRALALCCTGRHVQAAVNTKLSKRRKKRHRRTAEFSDDLAFEQNVLDTKL